The stretch of DNA gtatattatctccaatgtaaaaaaaactgtctgattaggatgaacaatacctggtaaaacccttATAATTCTGAGTGTTATGGAATttgctagtatttttgcatcatatttttgtaaggggcctccagaattttagatagactgggtctttatatttgccatctgggtcttgttttaataatagagaaatcagacattcctgctgagtacctgacagactatcATTTCTATtggagtagttaaaacaatctaaTGGAGCTTTTAGGATATCAAAAACGGCTTGATATGCCTCTACTTGTACgccatcaagccctggggtttttCCAGAATGAAAGGATTTAATAGCTTCAAAGCGTTCTTCCTTtgtaatttggccttcgcactgatctttctgtgcatttgttcattttgtattttttatactgTAGTATTTGGAAATAATTCCTTACCGtaatcttcattcagtgggagaggatgagacggaaaagagaacatctgcctaaaataattaCCTTCCTCTTTTAAAATGTCATTCAgagaatcatagatgactccgAGTTTCTTCAAATTCTTTTTGTTAGTATTCCCGTATTGGAGATTCAGGAAGAATTTAGTTCATTTTTCTCCagattccatccagtttgctttattttgtaatagattacattagatcaTTCTGGAATAAGTTCCTcaagttctttttgtttttcctctgaacttattttgtatctctgtagtatcgtttttattgctatctacctgtACTAACAGTTCATGGATTTCCCTTGTTAATCTCATCTCTCTAGCCAGAAACGTTGTTTTATTATGGATGAATATTGAACAGAATGACCTCGGAAGGTACATTTTAAGGTCTCCCAAACAATGAGGGGATTTGCTGAATCTATATTATTACTGGAATAATTCAGTTATAAATTATTTTGTTTCAGTTAAAAATAAATTGTCCTCCAGTAAACTgtgattacatttccaatatccccgTCCACATGGAAATCTATAAGTTATGTGAATGCCAATTAGATGAGGATCCGATCGTATTGTCTCCTATTCAAACTTTTAAAATctttgatgcaagagagaaagagacaagaaagtaggcaagacgactagcttgattaagtctcctccatgtatatctcactaggtcggggttttttagtctccaaatatccactatttctaatgtgtccataatatttgtgatttccttaagggcacggtgatgatagtttgtagagtgatttccttaagggcacggtgatgatagtttgtagagtgatttccttaagggcacggtgatgatagtttgtagagtgatttcctttagggcacggtgatgatagtttgtagagtgatttccttaagggcacggggatgatagtttgtagagtgatttccttaagggcacggggatgatagtttgtagagtgatttccttaagggcacggtgatgatagtttgtagagtgatttccttaagggcacggggatgatagtttgtagagtgatttccttaagggcacggtgatgatagtttgtagagtgatttccttaagggcacggtgatgatagtttgtagagtgatttcctaagggcacggtgatgatagtttgtagagtgatttccttaagggcacggtgatgatagtttgtagagtgatttccttaagggcacggtgatgatagtttgtagagtaatttccttaagggcacggggatgatagtttgtagagtgatttccttaagggcacggggatgatagtttgtagagtgatttccttaagggcacggtgatgatagtttgtagagtgattacctAACGGTCCATTGATGTACTTAACACCGTGTTATAGTCTCCTGCCATAATGATTTAATCATTTGTTGCTtgtaagttcaataaattggTCTAAATTTTTTCAAAGAAGTAtggaccatatagattaatgagtCAGTGCACCTCATGCAGTCTTGCAAAATAACTTCCATCCCTGCAACCTCACAACCCTAAGTTGGATAAATAGAGAGAAAAGCAACAGTCACCGTGATCGAGAACCCTCAAGTGTCACGCCATTGGTCTAAGCCTTCCAACCAGTTTCCTGGACATCCTGTTGTGGTTTGTCAGAGACAAAGGAAGTGTATTAGCGTAGGTATTAGCGTATTGCATTTAACAATGAGATTAGTCCTACATTACTTCCTTTTCATTGATGCTTgatttcacgttgttatttttttatcctgaaagtCATTAAAGATTGTGAGCACAGAGTAGTGGAAAGAACTTTAACACATCTACTGTAAGTGCAGGTCTGTACGTTTATTTAGATTTATAGCATTAAAGTCACAAAAATATCATTTCAGTTTATGTTAGTGCATGTCATGTCTTACTCTATGAGATAAAAAGCaacattaataaataaataatcataaatattacCAAATACATTTCATAACAAGTATAAAGATTGTAAAAGTGAAGTTTGTGTCAGTAAATGATCTTGGCAACAAAGTCACCTTTGTCATAATGGATGTTTTAGAGTGTAGACGAAGTCACCTTTGTCATAATGGATGTTTTAGAGTGTAAATGAAGTCACCTTTGTCATAATGGATGTTTTAGAGTGTAAATGAAGTCACCTTTGTCATAATGGATGTTTTAGAGTGTAAATGAAGTCACCTTTGTCATAATGGATGTTTTAGAGTGTAAATGAAGTCACCTTTGTTATAATGGATGTTTTAGAGTGTAAACGAAGTCACCTTTATCATAATGGATGTTTTAGAGTGTAAATGAAGTCACCTTTGACATAATGGATGTTTTAGAGTGTAAACGAATTCACCTTTGTCATAATGGATGTTTTAGAGTGTAAATGAAGTCACCTTTGTCATAATGGATGTTTTAGAGTGTAAATGAAGTCACCTTTGTCATAATGGATGTTTTAGAGTGTCAAATAAGTCACCTTTGTCATAGTGGATGTTTTAGAGTGTGAATGCCTACAAACTAGAGTGAATTAATAGGTTAATATTTGATGGCCATCAGTATGGTAAAGATATACTATTGAGacacattcttcttcttcttcttcttcttcttcttcttcttctcctgcctccccctcttgTTTCCCTTGTTGCTGAGTCTGAAAATCACATCATATTGTAAAACGTGTTGTTCTGCAACGTCTTCTCAGAAATTACATTCTTGAATTGATAAACAAAGGCACATTTTCCAATTTCAATCCACTTACTGAATGGAAAACCAAATTGAACCTAACCCTGGTAGTGTAGATGTAGCAATGTCTCCGTAATGAAACAATAGACTACAGCAGGGTTTTTAACCCTCTACTCGGGGAGCTGtttcactattttgttgtagccctgaactagcacacctgattcagtactattcaagggcttgatgattggttgacagattgaatcaggtgtgttaactCTTCAATAGTTCAACTACATGGAACAGCTGGGGGTCCTCGAGGAGAGGTTCTGCTGAATACAGTAGACTAGAGAGtgtggtactgacctgtactctgtCCAGTCACTCCAGGGGGAGTCACAGAGGGCATCCTGGGCCCTGACACACACCGTCACCTTGGCCTTGACTGACCATTGGCTGCTCTCTGTGGTGTGAACCTGGGGGAACGCAAAGGTTTAATTCATTAAGCACCAAATGGAGGAAAATGGCCTGACGCAGGGTCTacatgaacttgtccaataagaaatgctcctTTTGGTTGCAAAACGTTTTTCTAAGGTGTGCTCTAATGAATTGAACCAGGGACCAGAGTGACCACCTCTATTAGTTGAAGAGTATGAGCCTATTAGTACATGGTCTGGATCTCTTGGTGTAATGGCCCTCAAAAAGCTCCGGAGACAAGGGTGAGTAGGATGTACAGTAAGTAGACAGTAGTCCTCACCTCTGTGTAGGGAGAATCACACGTGCACCCATTCTTGCACTTTCTGCCTTCGATCTCTTTGacctggaaggagagggggaagtaggAGATGGGTCTGTTCCAGGAGACAGGATAGCTCCATTCTATAGTACTGCTGTTCACCTCCTTAATGTATACATTGTCTGGCttcactggagagagggagagagagcatgtgcgcgcgagagagagagaaagagagagagagagaggtgggatagaTAATATTACCATAACTTCTACTAACACTGCACTATCAAACTAACTTTCAGTAGCACTTAAACCAACAAACTCTCAGCATATAATCTTCTGATAGGCCGACGTATATGTGCAATATATTTGTATACTGatcaaaaatatgaacgcaacatgcaacaatttccaaGATTTTGCTGAGtaacaattcatataaggaaatcagtcaattgaattaTATGTATGAGGCTCTAATCACAACCCAGGCCCAtccacgtggtctgcagttgtgaggtaggtttgacgtactgccaaattgtctACTACGACGGTGGAGGCAGCTTATGCTAgacaaatgaacattcaattttctggcaacagctcttgtggacattccggcaggcagcatgccaattgcacacttcctcaaaacctgagacatctgtggcgttgtgttgtgtgaaaaaacagcatattttagagtggccttttattgtcccccagcacaaggtgcacctgtgtaatgcccATGCTGTTTAATACGCTTcctgatattccacacctgtcaggtggatggattattttggcgaaggacaaatgctcaccagtagggatgtaaacaaatttgtgaacagaatttgagagaaatacgttttttgtgcaTCTGGAAAATTTCAGGGATTTttacacttcacatgttgcgtttatatttttattcagtgtataTAGAGGCGGTGACGAAGACTTTAGTAGTGCGCCCCTGCACTAGTGCTCTACAAACTCCTGCCCTTTTAGAGAGCTTTGTTTCTGCATTCTAAATGTTTGCTACGGGATAGACAGGTTTACCagctccaaagctttttattTTCAGAGACCACTTACATTGTGAAGTTTGTAAATATAATTGTTTAATTAGTTGGTAAATATAGTGAAGTGCACACCTAGACCATTATTGTCACCTTTAAGTAGCCTAAAATCACAATTTGTGCACCCTGCCAGCCTCTTGCAGCATGTCTGCCCTTATGACTGCAACAAGGTCCCCTTTTAACACTCACCTATCTCTGATAAGTagaagtgttgtgtgtgtgtgtgtgtgtgtctctctctgtgtgtgtgtcctcacctaTGTCTGATAAGTagaagtgttgtgtgtgtgtgtgtgtgtgtgtgtctctgtgtgtgtgtgtgtgtgtgtgtgtgtgtgtgtgtgtgtgtgtgtgtgtgtgtgtcctcacctaTCTCTGATATGTagaagtgttgtgtgtgtgtgtgtgtgtgtgtctctctctgtgtgtgtgtcctcacctaTGTCTGATAAGTagaagtgttgtgtgtgtgtgtgtgtgtctctgtgtgtgtgtgtgtgtgtgtgtgtgtgtgtcctcacctaTCTCTGATATGTAGAAGCGTTTGGAGTATTCCTCCAGCAGGTAGTTAGTCCTCATGTAGATGGTCAGGGTGATCCGGTCAGTCTCCTCAGCATAGGGACAATACTGTCTGTCCACACAGGACACCCCCAGCCCACTACTGTTCACAGAACACATGATGTCACTCTGGCCAGACAAAGAGGAACATGTCCACTGCTGTCCACTGGCGTCCAcagaacagctgatgttctcCGCATCAGACAGGCCACTATAGAAAGCCAAGAAATGGATGAATAAAAGTAGAGTAACATTGCAGTAGTCCATTCAGTAATATTTGACATTGCAGTAGTCCATTCAGTAATATTTGACATTGCAGTAGTCCATTCAGTAATATTTGACATTGCACTAGTCCATTCAGTAATATTTGACATTGCAGTAGTCCATTCAGTAATATTTGACATTGCAGTAGTCCATTCAGTAATATTTGACATTGCACTAGTCCATTCAGTAATATTTGACATTGCACTAGTCCATTCAGTAATATTTGACATTGCAGTAGTCCATTCAGTAATATTTGACATTGCAGTAGTCCATTCAGTAATATTTGACATTGCACTAGTCCATTCAGTAATATTTGACATTGCACTAGTCCATTCAGTAATATTTGACATTGCACTAGTCCATTCAGTAATATTTGACATTGCACTAGTCCATTCAGTAATATTTGACATTGCACTAGTCCATTCAGTAATATTTCATTTGAAGTCAAGTCAATACTGTAAGTTATTATGCACATGTTATAGGCTATACAGCACTATACAATAGTCACATGTTATAGGCTATACAGCACTATAGCACTATACAATAGTCACATGTTATAGGCTATACAGCACTATAGCACTATACAATAGTCACATGTTATAGGCTATACAGCACTATAGCACTATACAACAGTCACATGTTATAGGCTATACAGCTCTATAGCACTATACAATAGTCACATGTTATAGGCTATACAGCACTATAGCACTATACAATAGTCAGACCCATAGAATGTttacacttttagaaaaaagggttccaaacggattctgtgaggagggagagggttctaccaagaaccacTTCAatcagaagaaccctttttggaagacAGGAGTTCTTTGTAAGACAAAGGGTTCTGCCTAGACCATTTAACATCCTAAGAACCATTTTTGTAAAAAATGATTTCTTGATGATTCTTCAGAAGGCAAGAATGATTCTACATAGAACCATAtataatatttcccagcatgctctcttGCAGGGAGAgaattattcatatttttttgtatttgacACCCTTTTCGCctcaatttcgatcttgtctcatcgccgcAAGTCCgcaacgggctcgggaggcgacagtcgagtcatgcatcctccgaaacatgaagCATTAAACCAAGCTTCTTAACAGCcacccgcttaacctggaagctgcaccaatgtgtcgctggaaacacagttcaactgacgaccgaggtcggcttgcaggtgcccggcccgccacaaggagtcgctacaGCGCGATGATTAATTTTATGCTACataaagataaataacatacagttTTATAAACGTATCCAATCTGTTAGTTATTGGATTTATTGCACctgttactgagatggttgttccagtaTAGATGATTGAGCTAGGCTCAGAATTCAATCTTCTCTACCCTGGCAGTTATTCTGAATGCAGGTCGCAAGTGATAACATATTCCACTTGTTGTATATTCTAGCTCTGGCTGGATTTCAATAAGAGTTTAAAGTCAATAagactttgcaagccagcataatgtgatttGCAGTCCTGATGTGGCCTGTGAACCAGGAGTTTCCAAAGACCACTTTGTTAGGCTATAACTAGGCGCTCAAAGACAGGCCTTATGATATATGTAATTTAATAATAAAATTATAAAGGCTGGTGGAACCATTCATAaagggttctaggaagaacccttCATAGATAAAAGGGTTATCGGTAGAACCCATTACAGAGGGTTCTTGGCAGAAccctgttggggaataatcagaattggctggtaacataggtaagaggttttatattcatcatatgtttgtaagttacttctcatcagaatgtgtttgtataatactgtggcggggttgcagtatctgttctatgtcaagactaagttgcttgggccgcagagaggggagaggtcaagcgtgtatctcttggctccacaatgtctgtgtgccagtcagtgtgtctctgtgatcttgtcaagataggatgaatttgatatatgcctgttgatatggaggatttgtttatggttctgagtttgagaaaagagcatagtttaggagacaaagctgaacgataaattatgcctatgctgtctggctatgtgtgtctttgctataaaggatctcagtaaCAATGTGtgagggactctcagagaattcattgatagacactgaattgatctgagagtcacagggttgtgatagagctcatataattaaagatggactttgtgataactaactctgacttgtgttgtggtttgctctcatgatttggtaaatagaggacatttccacgacaacCCTTCagagggttctaggtagaaccatagTATATTATACAGGGGGTTCTCTACATAGAGGGTTTTAGATAGACACCTCTGCAAAGGGTTTTATccagaaccaaaaatggttcaaATGGAAGAACCCTGCATGGTTCTACTTCTACTTTCTAATAGTGTAGTAGTAATACATAGAAAAGGTTGGTGGTGATAGTACCGTGCCACTTTGACAAACATAACAGTCCCAAAACGTGTAGGGGTGAATTTCCAGGAGCAGTGGAACTCTCCTTGGTAGTTCCGTGTCAAACATTTCATAAAGCCTTAGAATAGAAACaaacagaagagagacagaagatgtCATGTTAGAATTGGATAATGAATGGAAAAACAATATTTGACTTGATTTCGGATGACATCCAGACATCCTGTAAACCTGTTCTGGTGGATCCTTCTAGAATGCGTTTCTCTTCGTCCAGGTGTTTGACCAGCACCGTAGTATTCTTCAGGAGGGTTTTATCCAGGCTGTGACATGTAAATATCCCCCCTCCAGTTCTCTCTTCCAGGTTGACAAGGAAGCTGTtccccttcttcttctcctctccacccatCATCCATAggatctcctcatcctcctctccatctctccgccACACCCAGTCATTGtctctcctccaaccctcctcctctcgGTTGAAGGAACCCAGGCAGGTTAGAGGATGCTGAACCAGTGAGCCGTCTACGTTCACCACAACAACTGGTGACAACACACACTTCAATCAACACCAACATATAGAGTCAGGTCAAACATTATTGCCAcgcttgataaagatgagcaaaaaatactgtataaaatacATCATAAAAATACTGaactatattgtatgctcaaatTCTTTTGAGAatcatattattttatactaatacaattgctcagagatcTTGTGTAACAAGcatcattttttttctttttaagaTTGTTAAAAAATTATTGGGAACCCTGTTGTCAATAGCTTTCAATACCTCCCCTTTCAAGGATAATGGCACTGAGCCTCTTTCtaaattgaccacaaaatcaagaCTTTGCAATGGCCTTCTCAGTCTTCTGACTTGAACCCCATCagaaacctgtggtttgaattgaagaggccAGCCCATAAgagcagacaaaggatatcaaggatctggacaGGTTCTGTATGGAGGATGGAAAGGTCTAGTATCCTTTCCAATGTGTTTTCCAATCtcaaaacatttgagaaaaaagcTCAGTGCCCGTTATCCTGTTAAAAACacaggtgccaataattttgatcAATAgctttttgagagaaaaaaatcataTTTGTTGAACAAATTCTCTTTCTCTGACTAATTGTAttggtataaaataatataattattcCATCTGTTTGAGCGTATAAGATACAGTAGTTCAGCATTTGTATTATGTATTTTATACattcttttttgctcatctttttCAAGGGTGCCG from Oncorhynchus kisutch isolate 150728-3 linkage group LG15, Okis_V2, whole genome shotgun sequence encodes:
- the LOC109904970 gene encoding interleukin-12 subunit beta-like; protein product: MFDCCLKMRFTLLSILPTLLGILILHWAKSQSPKFTQSSWNLLPNVVVVNVDGSLVQHPLTCLGSFNREEEGWRRDNDWVWRRDGEEDEEILWMMGGEEKKKGNSFLVNLEERTGGGIFTCHSLDKTLLKNTTVLVKHLDEEKRILEGSTRTGFMKCLTRNYQGEFHCSWKFTPTRFGTVMFVKVARGLSDAENISCSVDASGQQWTCSSLSGQSDIMCSVNSSGLGVSCVDRQYCPYAEETDRITLTIYMRTNYLLEEYSKRFYISEIVKPDNVYIKEVNSSTIEWSYPVSWNRPISYFPLSFQVKEIEGRKCKNGCTCDSPYTEVHTTESSQWSVKAKVTVCVRAQDALCDSPWSDWTEYRLSNKGNKRGRQEKKKKKKKKKKKNVSQ